The Salvelinus fontinalis isolate EN_2023a chromosome 9, ASM2944872v1, whole genome shotgun sequence sequence AATTCTCAAGTGGCAATGTACCGAAATTCACAAGAACTAACCAACCAAGGGGAATATTTAAGGGAGCCCTGAAGGAGAGAAGAcaagagtgagagacagaaagactgatATGGGAGAGGGAAAACCAGAGGTGGGGAAAATAGATTGTTGtgcaacagagagagaaatggacagagagacaaaggagaGACCCATGCCTTCTCAGGTGGTATTTTCAGCAACACAGTGTGAGTGTGCATATAAATAGATGTGGGGATGGAAATCAATAGGCTCATTAGGTCATCACGATAAAAACAGTTCGATAGAGTCACACAGCTCCCTCCGCTGTCTGTTCCCAAGCAGCTGTCAAGCCTCCATCTGTCTCGCAAATACCCAAGATATATCTTCAGTTCCGCAACGCTGCCAACCTGCaacaaaagtaaaaaaaagtGTCATTGTTTATTTATATGAAAATCTTTGCCTATGACGTCACATAGATCGAAACATTCCATTCTGttaatttataaagcccttttgaaAAAACTGCCACGTAATCTAACATTGTTACCAACCTATAGAAGCACGAGTGTACCATACCTGCTCACAGGGATAGCTAATGCTTGAAATTCCATCGGTTACTACATATTTAGTTAAACAGTTTTTCGTTTCTTCACTCCTCACTTATGGAACAATTTTCAGAATACCCTACAGTTGAACACATCGGCGCATTCAGATTTTTTGATAGAGGACCTCTTCAATGACGAATGTTGGTGTTTTtataattgtgtttttttgttgtgtgTTTCCTATGCTCCTGCATTGATTTTAGTATCTGTGTAACTTTTTTGTGTAATTGCTGCTGATCTTGTCATGCAGGTTTCCCTTGAAAAAGAAACCTTGGTCTCAATAGGGCTCCCTGCTtgaaagggttaaacaaataaataatttattataaaCAGTCATTAATTGTatcatttttttgtgtgttttctaTAGTCCATGGAATATCACCTGCATAATTAAAAAGGGGGTCTATCAAAGCTCCAACACATCTAGCCAGAATCTACACTACTTCACAGTCTAAAATCATTTGAGAATAGCTTAAGTTGCCTTGTCATCATCACATTTCCTTATTTTAGAAAACAAGCCAAATATCACACAGTAGCCAGTGAAAGCTGGATTGTTAGTGTACCTGCGGGACAGCTGGTCCTCCTTCTCGTGCTGTGAGCGTGAGGAGCTCTCTCCCAGTGAGGTGGCTCCTGCAGGCACCTGGCTGAGCTGGTCCATCACCTCCAGACCACTCTCCTCTGCTATCTGGAGGATGAGGTCATCCACCTGGTCTTGGGGCGTGGTCAGCGTGGTGGCCGAGCTCATCGAGTCCTCCATCACCTACAGGATGGGAACAGTGAGTGGGTTTATATTGTTTCACCATTAACGCAACATATATGATTATCCAGAAAGGTACAGTAATACATGGTGAGATAGAGGGTTAAGTAAACCACAATGGTTAGTTAATTAGGAGTACAATGGTTGAGGAGGCCTATTGAAATAGAGGTCTTAGGAAAGAAGGGGACAAGTGAATAAGAGGTAGGTGAAGTAATGATTTAAATCAATTAGGAGTACAACAGTTATACACATGAGGAATACTTTCTATAACTTGTGCCACTCACAGAGGTGTGAACATCCAGGTTCTGGACCTGTGTCTCAAACTTGTCCATGACAGCAGACACCTTCTGCAGGTCCATGGAACCCAGTGCCTTGTCGAGTGCCTTTGTGACCTGCGTCATATTCTTTGTGACCTAGGGGGAAAAAAGCCAGACAGGATCAGATAAGCAGAGAGCCACATATGAAAGTAGGACAGAGTGCATGCTCATGAAAGTAGACAATAGAGAAGATGGTAGAGATTGGAGGTCAAGAGAAAGATGACATTGACTGATGAGTGAAATACAATTGAATGACAGCACACTGTTGTTATTATTAGGCAGAGGGAATAGACTCACCGCCTTCATAGCGACTGCAGTCTGGACCTTGGAGGCTACAGCATCAACACGAGATGCCATGCGCAGCCAATTAAGGCCCTCGTTCTTCTTACGGATGGCATTCTCTGCATACACTCTGGCAACGTCCACATTCTTCAACTGAAGAGCCTGGTGAGAcaaacatacagtggggagaacaagtatttaagacactgccgattttgcaggttttcctacttacaaagcatgtagaggtctgtaatttttatcataggtacacttcaactgtgagagacggaatctaaaacaaaaatccagataatcacattgtatgatttttaagtaattaatttgcattttattgcatgacataagtattttatcacctaccaaccagtaagaattccggctctcacagacctgtttgtttttctttaagaagccctcctgttctccactcattacctgtattaactgcacctgtttgaactcgttacctgtataaaaagacacctgtacacacactcaatcaaacagactccaacctctccacaatggccaagaccagagagctgtgtaaggacatcagggttaagttgtagacctgcacaaggctgggatgggctacaggacaataggcaagcagcttggtgagaaggcaacagctgttggcgcaattattagaaaatggaagaagttcaagatgacggtcaatcacccacGGTATGGGGCTCCaagcaagatctcacctcgtggggcatcaatgatcatgaggaaggtgagggatcagcccagaactacacggcaggacctggtaaATGACCTGAGGAGAGCTGGGaccagtctcaaagaaaaccattagtaacacactacgcagtcatggattaaaatcctgcagcgcacgcaaggtccccctgctcaagccagcgcatgtccaggcccgtctgaagtttgccaatgaccatctggatgatccagaggaggaatgggagaaggtcatgtggtctgatgagactaaacgccactcgccgtgtttggaggaagaaggatgagtacaaccccaagaacaccatcccagccgtgaagcatggaggtggaaacatcattctttggggacaggatgactgcaccgtattgaggggaggatggatggggccatgtatcacaagatcttggccaacaacctccttccctcagtaatagtattgaagatgggtcgtggtgggtcttccagcatgacaacaacctgaaagacacagccagggcaactaaggagtggctccgtaagaagcatcaaggtcctggagtggcctagtcagtctccagacctgaacccaatagaaaatctttggagggagcttaaagtccgtattgcccagcgacagcccagaaacctgaaggatctggagaaggtctgtatggaggagtgggccaaaatccctgctgcagtgtgtgcaaacctggtcaagaactacaggaaacgtatgatctctgtaattgcaaacaaaggtttctgtaccaaatattaagttctgcttttctgatgtatcaaatacttatgtcatgcaataaaattcaaattaattacttataattcatacaatgggattttctggatttttgttttagattccgtctctcacagttgaagtgtacctatgataaaaattagacCTCTACATGTTTTGTAAGtagaaaaacctgcaaaatcggcagtgtgtcatacttctccccactgtactaTCAAAAGTCACTTCAGTTGCCTATGTAAACAAGTTCAGAGGCTTATGTGTAACAAGCATCTTAGAGTaagagtactgatctaggatcaggtccaccctgtccatgtaatcttattaatTGTGATCTATAAggaaaactgatcctaaatcagcactcctactcagagTTTTGGCCCCTGGTTGTAAATACTTTGGTCAGTAATGGACCAAGGCAGCCTGAACCATGATCATCCACTGCCACCTGCTGGGTAATGTGTAGCACACCTCTTTATTTGACCTGTCCTGTCAAACGCCAACAGAACACAATGCCTAATAATGATGTTAAAATGagctacactacatcaccaaaagtatgtggacaccactttaAATTAGTGTATTTGGCTATTTCAGACACACTCATTGCTGAAATGTCTATAAAATtgagcatacagccatgcaatctcaatagacaaacattggcagtagaatggccttactgaagagcacagtgactttcaacgtggcactatcATTGGACGCCACCTTTCctcagttagtcaaatttctgccctgctagagctggcccaatcaactgtaagtgctgttattgtgaagtggaaacgtctaggaggaacaatggctcagccgcgaagtggtagccACAGAACCTCACAGTTTTGAAATGCTTCTGGAGGCAACGTCAGCACAgcactgttcgttgggagctccAGGAAAAGGGTTTCCATTGCTGAGCAGCCGAACTCAAGCCTAAGAtgaccatgcgcaatgccaagtgtcggctggagtggtgtaaagaccgccgccattggactctggaacagtggaaacgcgttctctggagtgatgaatcacgcttcaccaactGGCAGtctggacaaatctgggtttggtggatgtcaggagaacgctacctgccggatgcttagtgccaactgtaaagtttggtggaggaggaataattgtctggggctgtttttcatgtttcagGCTAGGAATTTAGTTCCATTGAAGgaaaatcttaaagctacagcatacaatgacattctagatgattctgtgcttccaacagtttggggaaggccctttcctgtttcggcatgacaatgcccccatgcacaaagcgaggtccatagagaaattgtttgtcgagatcggtgtggaagaacttgactggccttcagagccttgacctcaaccccatcaaacacctttgggatgaattggaacgccgactgcgaaccAGGGCTAATCGCtccacatcagtgcccgacctcactaatgctcgtggctgaatggaagcaagtccccacagcaactgttccaacatctagtggaaagccttcccagaagaggaaAGGCTGTTATACAGTGGCAGCAAAGGAgatgaccaactccatattaatacccatgattttggaatgagatgtttgacgagcagtgtAGTGTATTTAATGACACAAATTGTATCAATATTCTCACGTTGTTTATACACTATGGGGTTTACTGGGTGCTGATCCTGCCTAGTCGTTTCAGTACTAGTATGAACAATACACTGATCCTACTTGAGCCTGATGAGCCTTACATTAAAAGACATTTCATGACGCAAGCCCCCAAAAAATCCCAAACGATTGCGCAGTTATCCAATACATAGACCTATATGATATAGGCTACTGCACATTAAGCAcgacagaaaaacataaaagcccACAAATGTAGCtcgctacagtgccttcgggaaagtattcagaccccttgactttatccacattttgttacattacagccttattctaaaattgattcaatataattttcccctcatcaacctacacacaataagccataatgacaaagcaaatacaggtttctagaaatgtttgcaaacatatgaaatataaaacagaaataccttatttacataattattcagacattttgctatgagactggaaattgatctcaggtgcatcctgtttgaattgatcatctttgagatgtttctacaacttggagtccacctgtggtaaattcaattgattggacatgatttggaaaggcacacatctgtctatataaggtcccacagttgacagtgcatgtcagagcaaaaaaataggttgaagaaattgtccgtagagcaccaagacaggattgtgtcgaggcacagatctggggaagggtaccaaaaacatttctgcagcattgaaggttcccaagaacacagtggcctccatcattcttaaacgtaagaagtttggaatcaccaagactcttcccagagctggccgcccgaccaaacgggggagaaggaccttggtcagggaggtgaccaagaacccgatgctcactctgacagaactctagagttcctctgtggagatgggagaacctcccagaaagacaaccatctctgcagcactccaccaatcaggcttttatggtagagtggccagacggaagccactcctcagtaaaaaaggcacgacagcccgcttctggttctcagactggggcgaaggttcatcttccaacaggacaatgacccttaagcacacaaccaagacaatgcaggagtgtctttgggacaattctctgaaagtccttgagtggcccagccagagcctagacttgaacccgatcgaacatctctggagagatctgaaaatagctgtgcagcaatgctccccattcaacctgacagagcttgagaggatctgcagagaggaatgggagaaactccactcCCCCAAAAAACAGATGTGCCAAAAAACAGAAGCTtgcagtgtcatacccaagaagactcgaggctgtaatcactgccaaaggtgcttcaaattactgtgtaaagggtctgaatacttatgcaaatgtatttgcaaatgcatttgctaaaatgtaaaaaatatatatatatatatatttgctttgttattatggggtattgtgtgtaaattgaggaGGGAAAAATCTATTTTTGAATAagcctgtaacttaacaaaatgtggaaaaagtcaaggggtctgaatactttccgaatgcactttatttTCTCTCTTGGGCAAATAACTGAAActagctccagtaggctaatatttttgagtgtgaactgtatggtattatatggactggaattacgCACATTGTTCAAACAAGGATAAAGCAGGGAGAGAATGTGATTCTTGTGCAGCTGATGCGGCCTACGAAGTTACAAGTATAGGCTAGACATTTGATTTTGAAATATATTAAGGCATATTTGCATAATTAGTGGCTGACGCATATATGCATCTTCCATAATATTTCCCCTAATGTTATTAGCATACCTCCCCTTTCtctattgttgcttcattccttcctcACTTTCAACAGTTATAAATTGTTGTCGTCCATATTTTTCATCATTCTTATGACATCcttgaataatataggactagaaTTAGATGGAAAAGGCTTTCACTTCGCTTCATGAAGATTGAATGGTTACCGCCATCATGTGTTtgctcttctttcaaactacccgtgagttctattggctgctgtatttaacattgagCAAACAAGAGCTAGCGTACCTCTTCGAAAAGTCTATTGGTAGAAGAAATTCAGAAAAAAAatgtccagcaagctattctttttttttttttttttttttttttattttatccccttttctccccaatttgtggtatccaatcgctagtaattactatcttgtctcatcgctacaactcccgtacgggctcgggagagacgaaggtcgaaagacatgcgtcctccgaggcacaacccaaccaagccgcactgcttctttaacacagcgcgcctccaacccggaagccagccgcacccatgtgtcggaggaaacaccgtgcacctggcccccttggttagcgtgcactgcgcccagcccgccacaggagtcgctggagcgcgatgagacaaggaaatccctaccggccaaaccctccctaacccggacgacgctagcccaattgtgcgtcgccccacggacctcccggtcgcggccggctgcgacagagcctgggggcgaacccagagactctggtggcgcagttagcactgcgatgcagtgccctagaccactgcgccacccgggaggccagcaAGCTATTCTTGTCTAGCTTTGACTGCATGGGATTCCAATAGCTAAGGAACGTTTTTTAGGGAGAGGCGCCAGCGGAGCACAGGTGCTTACGTATTGCGCAAAAAACAGAGGCTATAAGATAGAAGCTTATTATGCATAACCCAGCattaattagctaaatataaAAGTTAATACTGAATTGAATttattacctgaaagaggtaggctaggttaggacatatatacacacacacatgtattttTCTAGGACATctatactcagcaaaaaaagaaacgtccctttttcaggaccatgtctttcaaagataatttgtttaAACACTGCTTCACATGCTTGATCATTGAACCAtgcacaattaatgaacatgtacctgtggaacagtcgttaagacacaaacagcttacagacagtaggcaattaaggtcacagttatgaaaacttaggacactaaagaggcctttctactgactctgaaaaataccaaaagaaagatgcccagggtccctgctcatctgcgagaacgtgctttaggcatgctgcaaggaggcatgaggactgcagatttgGCCAggtcaataaattgcaatgttcgtactgtgagatgcctaagacagggctacaggacagacagctaatcttcctcgcagtggcagaccacgtgtaacaacacatccgaacttcacacctgcgggacaggtacaggatggcaataacaactgcccgagttacaccaggaacgcacaatccctccatcagtgctcagactgtccgcaataggctgagagaggctggactgaggacttgtaggcctgttgtaaggcatgtCCTCAcgagacatcaccggcaacaacatcgcctttgggcacaaacccaccatcgctggaccagacaggactggcaaaaagtgctcttcactgacaaatcatggttttgtctcaccaggggtgatggtcagattcgcgttaacgtcgaaggaatgagcgtgctacccttcctgcaggctcatcctgacatgaccctccagcatgacaatgccaccagccatactgctcgttctgtgcgtgatttcctgcaggacaggaatgccatggccagcgaagaacccggatctcaatccggtacacgtctgggacctgttggatcggaggatgagggctagggtcattcccctcagaaatgtctgggaacttgcaggtgccttggtggaagagcggggtaacacttcacagcaagaactggcaaatctggtgcagtccatgaggagatgcactgccgtactcaatgcagctggtggccacaccagataggacttacttttgattttgaccccccctttgttcagggacacattattccatttctgttagtcacatgtctgtggaacttgttcagtttatgtctcagttgttgaatctagctatattcatataaatatttacacgttaaatttgctgaaaataaacagttgacagtgagaggacgtttttgctgagtttatatataggGCTATATATATATCAAATCTAGAACAAGAATAtcaatttgaatggagttgatgAAAATGGAGACAGAGTGCTCACGCATGCTCTGATTTAAAGCAACAATATTAAAGTGACAGGCTGTTTTAAAACACTGCTGCTGCAGTGAATAAAATCTTCACAATTAAAAATATGGTGACCCCCAAACGCCAGATGGGTAAATTAGATGCTAATTCagtctttatattactgtagcacAGACTATGCTGCAGAAAATGCAggcctacctgtcacaagaaaaaaaagttaccatgatgagatgataggtttacatgcattgtgaactgcgctccatactgagatgggctcTGGCCCCACCCTAAGTGTTGATGATTCAACATGCCGAGGCAgtagagaagccagatttagaaattgcatataatttaacagttccGTTTCACGCCATATTGTTCATATAAATCATTTATGGGTTTCTCGCAGTTATTATTCCTGGGAAAAGGGAGTAGAATGGCAGGTAACCCGGTTCCTGCCATTCAACACTAATACCCATAACAGGGGTCGTGTTCAGTAGGGAACAGCGTACACCACATAGCAAAAACGTTTTGCAGAAAAACTAAAATCTGTTCAGGCAGTACCTTCACACCTCAAAAACATTTCTCCTTACTGCACACAACTGTTTACTAGCCTACATTTGTGTCCCAGAAAGCACACTTACTGACCTTTTTAACTTTGGCTTGCTCAGATTTTGAATCCTTCTCTGCCTTTTTGGCAAGTTTCTCAAGCTGTTTTGCTGTAAACTGTAAAAGAGAGAAGTATCAGCAGACATTTGAGATTTGTAATAAAAAATATGGATGTGTTTAATTAAACTTAACAAAGATAATGCATATTTCTTACATACCTTCAGTTGGAAGAGTGTGTCTGAAATGAAGAAATAAAAAAATAGGATGGGAGGGGTGATAAATACAGCCGAGTGAATTGGGCGTACCTTACGTAGCACTAACATTGTGCAATGACAATATGACAGAGTGAGGGTAGTGATCTCTGTGTCCAAATCATAGAATTGTATAAGGCGTCAATGCTTTCTGATCATTGTAAACTATACTGTACTCCCATGGCGATAACGTACGTAATGATAGCTAACTACCTTACATTGAATAAATTAGTGGGAAGTTGCtaattaactagctaacgttagataacTATCTAGGCTTACAGACAGTTAAGCAAAATCACCTCTCCAATAATAACCATGTAATGTTAACTTACTCGTCTGAACCTTCTTATTTGAACTAGTCTTAGTTTCTGGTGACATATGACATAGCAGCAGGTATCTTAGCTAGCTATTAAAAACGTGTATATTTGGTAAATCCTAATAACATTTATTAAAggaatttcactgtacttgtggcTGTGGTATTAAAacttgaaaacatgatttagctCACCGACTGGTTTCCAAGCTTTGTGCTAGCTTATGTCGGCTAGCTAGCGCGACATAGTTCAAAATAAGATGACAACCTCGTCATATCAAAAGTCGAAAACGACTTACCATCCATGTCCACGTGTATTTGAGTCCCACTTCacctaaaaaaaaaatgttttaccttgCAAATGAGCTAATTGCCCTATTGTATAGATTTCCGTGTATGACGACACTCTTCCGGGTTCAGAACGGGTCACGTGAGAGTGGCGTTTCTGTTGCTGAAGCCATATAGGAAGAGGCCATTATTGGCAGTCACATGACATGATGTGGATTTTTTTTAGCCCCTTGtcatccaaataaaataaaattttattggtcacatacacatggttagtagatgttaatgcgagtgtagcgaaatgcttgtgcttttagttcccgacagtgcagtaatatctaacaagtaatcttacagttccacaacaactaccttaaacacacaaatgtaaagggatggaataggaatatgtaaatatatggatgagcaatggctgagtggcataggcaagatgcaatagatgatataaaatacattatatacatatgagatgagtaatgtaagatatgtaaacattatttaaagtgactagtgatccatgtattaaagtggccaatgatttgagtctgtatgtaggcaacaGCCTCACAGTGTTagtaatggctgtttaacagtctgatggccttgagatagaagctgtttttcagtctctgagtcccagctttgatgcaactgtactgacctcgccttctggatggtagcggagggaaacaggcagtggctccggttgttgttgtccttgatgatctttttggccttcctgtgacatcgggtgctgtaggtgtcctggagggcaggtagtttacccctggtgatgcgttgtgcagaccacaccaccttctggagagccttgcggttgagtacagagcagttgccgtaccaggcagtgatacagcccgacacgatgctctcaattgtgcatctgtaaaagtttgtgagggttttaggtgacaagtcaaatttcttcagcctcctgaggttgaagaggcgctgttgtgccttcttcaccacactgtatgtatgtgtgtgtggaccatttcagtttttccATGATGTGTAcatcgaggaacttaaaacttttcaccttctcaactactgtcccgtcgatgtgaataggggggtgctccctctgctgtctcctgaagtccacgatcatctactttgttttgttgacgttgagtgagaggtcgTTTTCCTGctaccacactccgagtgccctcacctcctccctgtcttGTCGTTTTGgaaatcaagcccactactgttgtgtcatctgcaaacttgatgattgagttggaggtgtgcatggccacgcagtcatgggtgaacaaggagtacaggagggggctgagcacgcacctttgtggggccccagtgttgaggatcagcaaagtggagatgttgtttcctaccttcaccacctgggggcggcccgtcagaaagtccaggactcaattgcacagggcggggttgagacccatggcctcaagcttaatgatgagcttggagggtactatggtgttgaatgctaagctgtagtcaatgaacagcattcttacataggtattcctcttgtccagatgggatagggcagtatgCAGCGTGATGGTGATTGTATCGTCTGTTgatatgttggggcggtatgcaaactgaactgggtctagggtggcagataaggtgaaggtgatccttgactagtctctcaaagcatttcatgatgacagaagtgagtgctacggagcgatagttgtttagttcagttatctttgccttcttgagtacaggaacaatggtggccatcttgaagcatttgGGGACAACAGTcccgcagtccttggtagcgggccgtgtcggtggcactatATATTattctcaaagcgggcaaaacGTGTTTAGTTTGACTGG is a genomic window containing:
- the LOC129862586 gene encoding charged multivesicular body protein 1a; this translates as MDDTLFQLKFTAKQLEKLAKKAEKDSKSEQAKVKKALQLKNVDVARVYAENAIRKKNEGLNWLRMASRVDAVASKVQTAVAMKAVTKNMTQVTKALDKALGSMDLQKVSAVMDKFETQVQNLDVHTSVMEDSMSSATTLTTPQDQVDDLILQIAEESGLEVMDQLSQVPAGATSLGESSSRSQHEKEDQLSRRLAALRN